The Meriones unguiculatus strain TT.TT164.6M chromosome 6, Bangor_MerUng_6.1, whole genome shotgun sequence genomic interval ctgagttcatgtcagagacagtccctgttccccttactagggaaactcacttagacactgagctgccatgggcaatatctgtgctggggttctaggttatctccatgcatggtccttggttggagtttcagtctcataaaagagccAGATACCCATATTTCTTGGTCGTGttgccaatctgtaggctgtcgttttcaTCTGAGGACAGtcacctttgctttacagaagcttttcagtttcatgaggtcccatttattgattgttgctcttagagcctgtgctgttggtattctgttcaggaaattgtctcctgtgccaatgagttcaagggcattccccacttttttttctaagcgatttagtgtatctagttttatgttgaggtctttgattcacttggactttagttttgtgtaaggTTAAGCACTTTGGCCTAATGTGGgttttaaatagatttttctaatgATGCGGGACAACTCTTTCAGGACAGATAGAAGGAGGTTGTTGAATGTGAACTAATGAGACAGAGCTGCTTGCACAGTACAGTAgcagaagagaaacaggaaagaggTCAAATTTTTGGATATAGGCTGAAGTGGAGCCTATAGGATTTCTTGAAATATCAGACTTGATGTGGGAGTGCAGACCCTAGGCTTGGGGCCTAGGGATCTTCGAGAAGATAGGAACTTCATCTAAATCCATTGATCATGGCAGGATCTCCTGATTGGTCATGTTGTCCATGAGATCCTCATTTCACTCCAGAAGACACTCAAGTGTACTTCTAGACAGACAACTTCAGAGTCACAGTGGGTGGGAATGGGCTCCAGGTTTTCTTTCTAAGATCGTTCATATTTCTGCACTAACAACTCAGCTTCTGCCCTCCCATCTTTTCCAGATGTCAAAACTTAAACCACCCAAAGATTGTGGCACATCAGCCCCATTCTTGTGCTGTCTTTAGGAATATCACTTTTACAATCTATGTTCTTGAATCATTGACTCCTTACAACCTTTTTATAAAATTTCTTGCCAGGATTTTAATCAATATGATGTCCTCCAGGAACTTTGGCTAGCATTACACTGTTCTTTAAAAGGCATCGTGCTACCTTGTCATCTTCTGGTTTTCAgtgttctcaacagaggaaaggatacagaaattatggaacTTCTACACAAAATTTtagtttcttaaaatttattttctttttggcttcATTTATCTAGGGAAGCTGAGTCTTGCCCTCAGATATCCTTGTCTGAGACCTAACAGTGACTGAGTTTTCCATGGCCATCCCCCATACTTCTCAGCAGGTTGAAAATTAGAGCCACCATTATCCAAAAACTAAGTGGAAGTGCTGAGCTCAGAATGAATgctttatgaaaatttaaaagtcGCTATACTTTTAGCGACTTAGGAagaagttattttttctttcactactccctcattctctggctacttttatgtcatCCCTAAAGAGCCCATTAGCATTTCCTGCAGGGAAGGTACCATTGTAATGAGAGGAGATATTTAACTTGAATACCATGTTTTCTCCTTTATGTTGATTCCATAGTGTTATCATGTATGGAATTCTtggttttatttaaattatggatgtattttctctttctgataGATACATCATCTCACTGCTTCCTGGATGTTGATATTTCTGAAATGAGCAATGTTCCTATCATTTTTCAGGATGTTTAAAGAAATGAATTATGCTCTAGGCTGCTTTCAGTCTTTTACTACCCTTGGCTTTTGTCAGTTGGATTACAAATGTGCTGGCGGGATTCTCTCTGAGTTTGTAGCACATTCATGTAGGCTTTACtgtttttgtatttatcaacGTTATAAGATGTTAAGCAATTTTTTTGCACAATCCTTCACATTTACTCAAAAatcattaatttcttctttttatttgccCACTGCCCCTGCACTGCTGATTCAATAACAATATTGTATCCATTtctatgtttgtatgtattttttataaaatgtgtAAGTACTTTGGAGACCTGTAAATTGAACTTCTAAGTCACCTTGTATCTTAACTCCTCATCTCTATTTCTCTTCTTCTTACTTCTTCTCTGGTGTTATCTTGGTAATCACACTCTTgactttcattcttttcattttctataatTTCATAAAGTTTTCCATGCTTTCATTTTGCTCTTTTCATATTGAAATGAATATAGTCTTTACCCAGTAGTATATTAGGTGAGTACAGTAGGGTGCAATCCTTCCAGATCACAAAGTCCAGGTAGAAGGGCTCTGAATGTCAGAGCTTTGGAGTCAGAATTACTGACAAAATGGTGCAGTGATGGAAAGACAGATGACATGGAGGATACCCTTAGGTGACCACAGCATGTGCAAAGAAAGAAACTTGGCCTCGTGGAGATTAGGGTTCTGTGACTCCATGTTTGTTGCCTTCTCTCAACAAATGTGAACTTCTGAACTCCGcagcataaaacaaaaaaaaatatctgttgtGTCAAGCCAAAACATTTATAGAAATCTATTATCTCATAATTTatatccagcacccacatggtagaacacaaccatctatagctgCAAATCCAGGAGACCTGACATCCTCTTCCTGCTTCGTTAAAAACCATGCATACATTTGGTGCACAGACTTCCCTGCAggcaaacatccatacacataaaactatttaaataattaaggagattttacacattttataataacaagaatattaatatattttaattggtAATGTAAGCCAAGGTTGTATTTCCTTATTTTGATGAGTTATTCAATCATAAAATTTTAAGCATATTATACACATgtggctggttcaggctccatatcctctTATTAGGAATcatagctagggtcaccctcatagaatCCTGGAAGTTTACATTTGATAGGTTTCTATCTCTCCCATCCCCCCAATTCACCctaattccagttgtctctcccagtgttctctccctccatttaTGCCACACCTGATCTCTCCTGTTTTCTTACCTACCCACTCAGTCCTGGCAGTCTACTCACAATATCTATTCTATTAACTTTTCCTAGGGAGATCCATGCATCTACACttgagcccttcttgttactCAGCCTATCTGGGTCTTTGAATTGCAGCATGATTATATTTTTTTACagcaaatattcatataaaagtGAGTACATTCtatttttgtctttctagatctggGTTAACTGAgtcaggaaaagtttttttttttttttttgtagttccatccattccATTTCATCCATTCATTTCCTCTGTAAGGACCACTGTGCTCTTTATAAAGTTGGTTTGATGGGCATTTTCTTATGTTTCAGCTCTGTTGCAATCTAGGCATTGCTGTTTTAGGATAGCTGGCTCTGGTGAGTCTGTATTGCCCTTGCTGTTGTTGATCATGTTCTTGTACTGGTATCTAGGCTTCTGCATTTAGGATAAGGATCACTCTAGGAGCCTGTTTcagagtttgtttttgttggatgggtgttttgttccttgcttTCTGGTTATAATTTGGTCTTGTCTTTGTGGTTTGTATTTCTGGTAGCCAGCTGGATCTCTGGTCCAGCAGCAACTTTCAGTCAGAATTGGGAGCTAGACTTCTAGTTGTTATCCTGGGCTGTGGACCAGCAGGGATCTCTGTTTTTCTGACTGGCATGGCCTTTCCTTGAGTAGCAGGTATACACCAGTGCAGGCGTgggggcatggcagcaggaggcaGGTGTCAGAAGCTTGGGTCTTTAGGCTCTGAGAGGAGAAAGTGGAGGGTTCCTATGGTACCTGGAGCCTTTCCCTGTTCTGGCTTGTGTGGCCTGTACCTGAGCAGTGGATGTCTGTCTAAGAAGGGGAAGGTGCAGTGAAGGAATTGGGGGCAGTGGCCAGGGAAGGTATCATTAGCTCCAGTCTGAGGGAGTAGGAGGGTTCAGACAGCAAGTAGGTCTCTTACCTCTTCTGGTTGGCATGGGCTGCCCCTAAGTCGTGAATGTGCACCTGAATAGAAGAAGTGTGGAGTTGTGGGGAATGGGTAGTGTAGGTAAGTGTTGGGTGTGAGCAGGTTGGGTCTTTGGGCATTGAACTGagtgaaaagaggaagagagagttcACACAGCAAGTGGGCTCTTACTTGTTTTTTGTCTGTgagttttatttcttaattagGTTACATGATATTATTTTTGGGGATCTGTCTAAGGGATTATTATCCCATCTGATAAAGCAAACCCCACCATGAGAAACTTGTAATCAAATGTAGAACTCACTATACACTTATGTTCATGTCTCATTGGTCTAAAAGATTCTCATGATCCCACCCAATATTATTGTAACAGAAGTTCCATATGCTGTGTGCACAGAAAATGAATCAGGTACTGGATGAAGTAAGAGAATTGTAAACAAAATTAGGGCTTCAATCAGAATCGTGCCAAGTTCTCCATCTTTCTGTgattcagtttcctcatctgtgttgAGTCACAAGCAAGGGGAACTGTGATCACGTGCAGGCTGAGCCTTCCTGAGAACAGAATTTGATCACAAACCTGTGGGTTCCCATCAGGATTAGCACTAACTGATGTTTCCTGCAGGAGCAGCTATGTGGGAGCTGAAGGTGATTCAGCCTGAGAAAATAGTTTCTGTCTCTGCTGGAGATTCAGCCACTCTGAATTGCACTATGACCTCCCTGTTCCCTGTGGGGCCAATACGGTGGTTCAAAGGTCCAGGACAAGGTCGGCATCTTATATATAGTTTCCCAGGAGAGCAGTTCCCCAGAGTCACAAATGTAACCGATGTCACAAAGAGAAACAACCTGGACTTTTCCATCCGTATCAGTAACGTCACCCCTGCTGATGCTGGCACCTACTACTGTGTGAAGTTCAAGAAGGACACATCAGAGCTTGGGAAAGAGCTTCAGTCAGGGGGAGGCACCACGTTGTATGTGCTTGGTAAGTACTGCATTGTCCTACCCATCCCTGGTTTCTCCAACTGGTAAAAACAGTGTCCAAGATACTGTGAACAAGTAAGAAACAAGTGTGGAAGGGAGCCCTCATGTTCATAGAGTGACTTTCCCCAACTGTGGTCCAGGGATCCTGAAGAGAGGAGGTGACATGCTCTTTACCAGAGGTTCCCCTTCTGATGAATGGGGTAAATCCATGCCCTTGTATGCCTGCCCCACAGAGCTTACCTTCCTCAATTTGTCCCAGCCTAGTGGCTGATAAAGACCCTGACAGCTGACTGCCTGGTCCAGTGATGGGGTCACACCTGTCCTACTGCATCCAGAGTGTCTTCTTCACCCGATGAAGTCTTCACTTTCTGCCCTAACATCCTGGAACCCAGTTGTGCCAGGTTCTACTCTAGATGTCTACTCTAGCTGTCAAGCAGGAGCTCTGTACTCAAAATGTGTGTCTCCTCCTTTCCAACAAAAAAagcatatcaaagcagaaaaTGATGCTAAGGAAGGGTgtgatttcttcatttcctgtccAGTTACAGCACACTGAGAACATTTTGGGTATGTCTATATTCTCTGTGGAATCTCTTAGCTCTGGTTTAGGTGTTGGCACCAGGCTACCCTTGGTACTGTCAGAAAACATTTTGTGTCAGGGACCAACTCTCCCATACACTAAAGGTCTGGGCCAGTGTCAGCTTGCCTCCTAGAGGCTGTTCAATGAGGATTGTCTGTGCCCAACTGAGGTAGCCAGGTGCACACTTTGAATTTCCTGACAGAAGCATAAATTCTTCTAACTTGGTCTTGATTTCAGGAACTTTGCAACATGAGGGACAGTCACACAATCCAGCCCAAACTTGTTAGAGATGTGATCCCTGTATGTCTGTGTCCTGTCCATGATCACATATCCAGTCAGTGCTGGGATCTGGCCTATAATCCATGTCTCATTCCACGCCTGCTTCTGATTGTCCAAGCAAGAGACACCTTGTTCACTTAGAAGCTTGGTGAAGAAGAGATGTTGAGTCAGAATTTCTTGAACTCAGCCAACATGTTCATTCAGCACCAGCTCCAAGGTTTTGAGATTATTCTCACTCTCAGATTCTATATATAGTAGTGAtcagaaatatatgaaaatgtcaaCCATACTGATATTCTGTGTGAGAATTCTTCCCCTGTGGAAACAAAGCATAATAGTCAAACAGCTAGAGATACCATATTTCAGATCTCAGGCTAtgagtttttcatttgtttcaatTTTTGGCCACAGTGGATCAACTCTTATGGTTATCATCTTGGCCATAAGGCACATGTTCTCTGGAGAAGGCCTGCTGCTTTGAGGGTAAATTAGATTATAAGGATGTTAGTGCTTTACCACATAAATTTTATGTGGCAAGTCTTCTCACAACCcctcaacagagagaaacaggaagagtGACTTCCTCCTGAATCATTCCATATCATGAACAAGGACACTGAAGTTCTAAGTAATGCAATGTTTAAGCAACCCCAACTATCAGGAGACTCAAGTAATATAAAACCCATAAGTTTTCAGTGATGCTAGCTTTATTTTCCATATCATTTTTCCTAAGGTTACTGTTGAAGAAGGACATATTTGTATGGAGAGGCATAAAATACCAAAGTGTTATATCTTTGTTATATCATTTTCAGCTAAGCAGGGGTTATATGGGGGAAGTCACGTTTTCTTTTAGAGAAGAGGACCCTGACATTCATAGAGGTCACCTGACTTATGTGCAGGTGAAGCAGAGGCAAGGATTGACTACAGCACACTGCCTCATA includes:
- the LOC110553179 gene encoding tyrosine-protein phosphatase non-receptor type substrate 1-like; this encodes MWELKVIQPEKIVSVSAGDSATLNCTMTSLFPVGPIRWFKGPGQGRHLIYSFPGEQFPRVTNVTDVTKRNNLDFSIRISNVTPADAGTYYCVKFKKDTSELGKELQSGGGTTLYVLELKTKDYAKVLITVFCGPKLLLVIVVFAVYRYKKQKA